One stretch of Streptomyces sp. 135 DNA includes these proteins:
- a CDS encoding universal stress protein, with product MGWTESGSGTGRVVVGVSGSPASLAALRVAAEEARRARRVLVAVTAWEPPEGETLYLRHPDREWARHWWAVARTRLDRAFDEVFGGAPPGVRTERRVIRARPDRALSELAARPDDLLVLGTRPGRNRPSRTHRRVRSRTTCPILTVPAPAVPRRVRRALRKMTAEDFALAGE from the coding sequence ATGGGGTGGACAGAGAGCGGAAGCGGAACGGGACGTGTGGTGGTCGGGGTGAGCGGCTCACCCGCGAGCCTCGCGGCGCTGCGCGTCGCCGCCGAGGAGGCCCGGCGTGCTCGTCGCGTGCTCGTCGCGGTGACCGCCTGGGAGCCACCGGAGGGCGAAACGCTGTATCTGCGCCACCCCGACCGGGAGTGGGCCCGCCACTGGTGGGCCGTGGCGCGCACCCGCCTCGACCGCGCCTTCGACGAGGTCTTCGGCGGCGCGCCGCCCGGCGTCAGGACCGAGCGCCGGGTGATCAGGGCCCGCCCGGACCGCGCCCTGAGCGAACTCGCCGCGCGCCCCGACGACCTCCTGGTCCTCGGCACCCGCCCCGGCAGGAACCGCCCGAGCCGCACCCACCGCCGCGTGCGCTCCCGCACCACCTGCCCGATCCTCACGGTCCCCGCCCCGGCCGTGCCGAGGCGCGTGCGCAGGGCGTTGCGCAAGATGACGGCGGAGGATTTCGCGCTGGCGGGTGAGTGA
- a CDS encoding nucleotidyltransferase family protein, with protein MTTEPMNGRPEGTATGEIAGLLLAAGGGRRLGGRPKALLEHRGRPLVEHAVEVLRAAGCARVHVVLGAAADAVRARASLPGCVLVDNPEWEQGMGSSLRAGLASLRDTGADAALVSLVDQPGIGAVATARVRDAYRSPSTLAAAAYEGLRGHPVLFGRDHWAGIEATAVGDRGARDYLRAHADALTLIECREVADAYDIDTAEDLIHLE; from the coding sequence ATGACGACAGAACCGATGAACGGGCGCCCCGAGGGCACGGCGACGGGCGAGATCGCCGGACTGCTGCTGGCGGCCGGTGGCGGGCGGCGCCTCGGCGGACGCCCGAAGGCGCTCCTGGAGCACCGGGGCCGCCCTCTGGTGGAGCACGCGGTGGAGGTGCTCCGCGCGGCGGGCTGCGCGCGGGTGCACGTGGTCCTGGGCGCCGCCGCCGACGCCGTACGCGCGCGTGCCTCGCTGCCCGGCTGCGTACTGGTCGACAACCCGGAGTGGGAGCAGGGCATGGGTTCGTCCCTCCGGGCGGGTCTCGCCTCACTCCGGGACACGGGGGCCGACGCGGCGCTGGTCTCGCTCGTCGACCAGCCGGGGATCGGCGCGGTGGCGACGGCGCGGGTGCGGGACGCCTACCGGTCGCCGTCGACGCTCGCGGCGGCCGCGTACGAGGGGCTGCGCGGCCATCCGGTGCTGTTCGGCCGCGACCACTGGGCGGGCATCGAGGCGACTGCGGTCGGCGACCGGGGGGCACGCGACTATCTGCGGGCGCACGCCGACGCGCTCACGCTGATCGAGTGCCGGGAGGTGGCCGATGCGTACGACATCGACACGGCCGAGGACCTGATCCACTTGGAGTGA
- a CDS encoding PLP-dependent aminotransferase family protein produces MAEARVVHSMDSTSRRLGSRRLSDLLTGITGERPGYRALAHGVRTLLLDGRVPLHTRLPAERELATALSVSRATVTAAYDVLREGGYARSRRGAGTWTELPEGQRPSNVAAFPAGDDMLDLAAAAPGAPEAELSAALGAAGAMLVRHAPTPGYHPYGIPELRAAVAERFTRRGLPTLPDQILITTGAQHALSLTLTLLGRQGDRVLVENPSYPNALDAIRGAGLRAVPVPVTDDGWDSGLVESSLRQAAPRIAYLVPDFQNPTGRLMPREQRVRILETARSTGTWLVIDETISDIALDVPPPAPFASLAPFGAGEQVVTVGSLSKSHWGGLRIGWVRAGSKLITELAMARVPVDMATPVIEQLMALHLLRGVDDVLRERLPRLRAQRDALAASLARHLPEWHWRLPPGGLSLWVDLGRPVASSLARAALAHGVRIEGGSRFGADPGTHEHRLRIPYTLPPDLLEQAVTRLAAASAGDLRTAGDDVGRRHWVA; encoded by the coding sequence ATGGCAGAGGCACGAGTGGTCCACAGCATGGACAGCACGTCCAGGAGGCTGGGCAGCCGCCGGCTCTCCGATCTGCTGACCGGCATCACCGGCGAGCGCCCCGGCTACCGCGCGCTCGCCCATGGCGTACGCACTCTCCTGCTGGACGGCCGTGTTCCGCTGCACACCCGGCTGCCCGCCGAGCGCGAGCTGGCCACCGCCCTCTCGGTGAGCCGGGCCACGGTCACGGCGGCGTACGACGTCCTGCGCGAGGGCGGCTACGCGCGCAGCCGTCGCGGCGCGGGCACCTGGACCGAGCTGCCGGAGGGGCAGCGGCCGTCCAATGTGGCGGCGTTCCCGGCGGGTGACGACATGCTCGACCTCGCGGCGGCGGCGCCCGGCGCCCCGGAGGCGGAGTTGAGCGCGGCGCTCGGCGCGGCGGGCGCGATGCTGGTCCGGCACGCACCGACGCCGGGTTACCACCCGTACGGCATCCCGGAGTTGCGGGCTGCGGTCGCCGAGCGGTTCACGCGGCGCGGCCTGCCCACGCTCCCCGACCAGATCCTGATCACCACGGGCGCGCAGCACGCGCTGTCCTTGACCCTGACGCTGCTCGGCAGGCAGGGCGACCGGGTGCTGGTGGAGAACCCCTCGTACCCGAACGCCCTGGACGCGATCCGCGGCGCGGGCCTGCGCGCGGTGCCCGTGCCGGTCACGGACGACGGCTGGGACAGTGGGCTCGTCGAGTCCTCGCTGCGGCAGGCGGCGCCCCGCATCGCGTATCTGGTACCGGACTTCCAGAATCCGACGGGCCGGCTCATGCCGCGCGAGCAGCGGGTGCGCATCCTGGAGACGGCGCGGTCCACGGGCACCTGGCTGGTGATCGACGAGACGATCTCCGACATCGCGCTGGACGTCCCGCCGCCCGCGCCGTTCGCGTCGCTGGCACCGTTCGGCGCGGGTGAACAGGTCGTCACCGTCGGGTCGTTGAGCAAGTCGCACTGGGGCGGGCTGCGGATCGGCTGGGTGCGGGCGGGCTCGAAGCTGATCACCGAGCTGGCGATGGCGCGGGTGCCGGTCGACATGGCGACGCCCGTCATCGAGCAGCTGATGGCGCTCCATCTGCTGCGGGGCGTGGACGACGTGCTGCGCGAGCGGCTGCCGAGACTGCGGGCGCAGCGGGACGCCCTGGCGGCGTCGTTGGCCCGCCATCTGCCGGAGTGGCACTGGCGGCTGCCGCCGGGCGGCCTGTCGCTCTGGGTGGACCTGGGGCGGCCCGTGGCGTCCTCGCTGGCCCGCGCGGCGCTCGCGCACGGCGTACGGATCGAGGGCGGTTCGCGCTTCGGGGCGGATCCGGGAACGCATGAGCACCGGCTCCGCATCCCGTACACCTTGCCGCCCGACCTGCTGGAGCAGGCGGTGACCCGCCTCGCGGCGGCATCGGCGGGCGACCTGCGCACCGCGGGCGACGACGTGGGCCGCCGGCACTGGGTGGCGTAG
- a CDS encoding winged helix-turn-helix transcriptional regulator encodes MSPRRSYDQYCAAARALDAVGDRWTLLVVRELLVGPRRYTDLHADLPGVSTDVLASRLKDMEQQGLATRRRLPPPAAAYVYELTQRGRELLPVLEALAGWGAHGLAERRPTDAVRAHWFALPLLRRLAGTGLEGVVEVRLDEGRFHVRLAGGAESYGDGPAPDEPDARVTLDAGTCVAVSRGELSLGQGVREGRVEVSGDSVLAKALRAS; translated from the coding sequence ATGTCACCTCGCCGAAGCTACGACCAGTACTGCGCGGCGGCCCGGGCCCTGGACGCCGTGGGCGACCGCTGGACCCTCTTGGTCGTCCGGGAGCTGTTGGTCGGCCCCCGCCGCTACACCGACCTGCACGCCGACCTGCCGGGCGTCAGCACCGACGTCCTCGCCTCGCGCCTGAAGGACATGGAGCAGCAGGGCCTGGCCACGCGGCGGCGCCTGCCCCCGCCGGCGGCGGCGTACGTCTACGAACTCACCCAGCGGGGACGGGAGTTGCTGCCCGTCCTGGAGGCCCTCGCCGGCTGGGGCGCGCACGGCCTGGCGGAGCGCAGGCCCACGGACGCGGTGCGCGCCCACTGGTTCGCGCTGCCGCTGCTGCGGCGCCTCGCGGGGACCGGGCTCGAAGGCGTGGTGGAGGTGCGGCTCGACGAGGGACGCTTCCATGTACGGCTCGCGGGCGGCGCCGAGAGCTACGGCGACGGGCCGGCGCCGGACGAGCCCGACGCCCGCGTCACGCTGGACGCCGGGACGTGCGTGGCGGTGAGCCGCGGCGAACTGTCCCTCGGGCAGGGCGTGCGGGAGGGCCGGGTCGAGGTCTCCGGGGACTCCGTCCTCGCCAAGGCGCTGCGCGCGTCGTGA
- a CDS encoding response regulator transcription factor, with protein MTREPGATVRLLLADDHPVVRAGLRAVLDAEPDFEIVAEAATAEAAVERAAAVGAHRVDVVLMDLQFGAGMHGAEATAAITAREGAPRVLVLTTYDTDADILAAVEAGAAGYLLKDAPPEELAAAVRTAASGRSALAPAIAHRLMDRMRAPAQALSRRELEVLRLVKDGLSNQRISKELFLSQATVKSHLVHIYAKLGVDSRTAAVAAATARGLIRNGP; from the coding sequence GTGACGCGCGAGCCGGGAGCGACGGTGCGGCTGCTGCTCGCCGACGACCACCCCGTCGTACGGGCGGGTCTGCGCGCGGTCCTCGACGCGGAACCGGACTTCGAGATCGTCGCGGAGGCGGCGACGGCGGAAGCGGCGGTGGAACGGGCCGCGGCGGTGGGGGCGCACCGCGTCGACGTGGTCCTGATGGACCTGCAGTTCGGCGCGGGCATGCACGGCGCCGAGGCGACGGCCGCGATCACCGCGCGGGAAGGGGCGCCGCGGGTCCTGGTCCTCACCACGTACGACACGGACGCGGACATCCTCGCGGCGGTGGAGGCGGGCGCGGCGGGCTACCTCCTGAAGGACGCGCCGCCCGAGGAACTGGCCGCGGCGGTCCGCACGGCGGCGTCGGGGCGGTCGGCCCTCGCGCCCGCGATCGCGCACCGTCTGATGGACCGGATGCGGGCGCCCGCGCAGGCGCTGAGCCGCCGTGAGCTGGAGGTGCTGCGCCTGGTGAAGGACGGTCTGTCGAACCAGCGGATCAGCAAGGAGCTGTTCCTGAGCCAGGCCACGGTGAAGTCCCACCTGGTGCACATCTACGCCAAGCTCGGCGTGGACTCCCGTACGGCGGCGGTCGCCGCGGCCACCGCGCGCGGCCTGATCCGCAACGGCCCCTGA
- the aceB gene encoding malate synthase A produces the protein MSALAPSPLAIVDAEPLPRQEEVLTDAALAFVAELHRLFTPRRDELLARRAERRAEIATTSTLDFLPETAAIRADDSWKVAEAPAALNDRRVEITGPTDRKMTINALNSGAKVWLADFEDASAPTWENVVLGQLNLTDAYERRIDFTDERTGKSYALKDAGELATVVMRPRGWHLDERHLQVEGRPVPGALVDFGLYFFHNAKRLIELGKGPYFYLPKTESYLEARLWNDIFVFAQDYVGIPQGTVRATVLIETITAAYQMEEILYELRDHASGLNAGRWDYLFSIVKNFRDGGEKFVLPDRNLVTMTAPFMRAYTELLVRTCHKRGAHAIGGMAAFIPSRKDAEVNKVAFEKVKNDKDREAADGFDGSWVAHPDLVPIAMKSFDAVLGDKPNQKDRLREDVHVSAADLIAIDSLDAKPTYEGLVNAVQVGIRYIEAWLRGLGAVAIFNLMEDAATAEISRSQIWQWINAGVVFENGETATADLARKVAARELDAIRAEIGDEAFAAGKWQQAHDLLLQVSLDEDYADFLTLPAYEQLR, from the coding sequence ATGTCCGCACTAGCGCCGTCGCCGCTGGCCATCGTCGACGCAGAGCCCCTGCCCCGGCAGGAAGAGGTGCTCACCGACGCGGCCCTCGCCTTTGTGGCCGAGCTGCACCGGCTGTTCACGCCCCGGCGTGACGAGCTCCTCGCCCGGCGCGCCGAGCGCCGTGCCGAGATCGCCACCACCTCCACCCTCGACTTCCTGCCGGAGACCGCCGCGATCCGCGCGGACGACTCCTGGAAGGTCGCCGAGGCCCCGGCCGCGCTGAACGACCGCCGGGTGGAGATCACGGGCCCGACGGACCGCAAGATGACCATCAACGCCCTGAACTCGGGCGCCAAGGTCTGGCTCGCCGACTTCGAGGACGCCTCCGCGCCCACCTGGGAGAACGTGGTCCTCGGGCAGCTCAACCTCACGGACGCCTACGAGCGCCGCATCGACTTCACCGACGAGCGCACCGGCAAGTCGTACGCCCTCAAGGACGCCGGCGAGCTGGCCACGGTCGTCATGCGCCCGCGCGGCTGGCACCTGGACGAGCGCCACCTCCAGGTGGAGGGCCGCCCGGTCCCCGGCGCGCTCGTCGACTTCGGCCTGTACTTCTTCCACAACGCCAAGCGCCTCATCGAACTCGGCAAGGGCCCGTACTTCTACCTCCCGAAGACGGAGTCGTACCTCGAGGCGCGCCTGTGGAACGACATCTTCGTCTTCGCCCAGGACTACGTCGGCATCCCGCAGGGCACGGTCCGCGCGACCGTCCTGATCGAGACGATCACCGCCGCGTACCAGATGGAGGAGATCCTCTACGAGCTGCGCGACCACGCGTCGGGCCTGAACGCGGGCCGCTGGGACTACCTCTTCTCCATCGTCAAGAACTTCCGTGACGGCGGCGAGAAGTTCGTCCTGCCGGACCGCAACCTCGTGACGATGACCGCCCCCTTCATGCGCGCGTACACCGAACTCCTCGTGCGCACCTGCCACAAGCGCGGCGCGCACGCGATCGGCGGCATGGCGGCGTTCATCCCGTCCCGCAAGGACGCGGAGGTCAACAAGGTCGCGTTCGAGAAGGTCAAGAACGACAAGGACCGCGAGGCCGCCGACGGCTTCGACGGCTCCTGGGTGGCGCACCCGGACCTGGTCCCGATCGCCATGAAGTCCTTCGACGCGGTGCTCGGCGACAAGCCGAACCAGAAGGACCGCCTGCGCGAGGACGTGCACGTCTCGGCGGCCGACCTGATCGCCATCGACTCGCTCGACGCGAAGCCCACGTACGAGGGCCTGGTCAACGCCGTCCAGGTCGGCATCCGTTACATCGAGGCCTGGCTGCGCGGCCTCGGCGCCGTCGCCATCTTCAACCTCATGGAGGACGCGGCCACCGCCGAGATCTCGCGCTCGCAGATCTGGCAGTGGATCAACGCCGGTGTCGTCTTCGAGAACGGTGAGACCGCGACCGCGGACCTCGCCCGCAAGGTGGCGGCCCGGGAACTGGACGCCATCCGCGCCGAGATCGGCGACGAGGCGTTCGCCGCGGGCAAGTGGCAGCAGGCCCACGACCTCCTGCTCCAGGTCTCCCTGGACGAGGACTACGCGGACTTCCTGACGCTGCCTGCGTACGAGCAGCTGCGCTGA
- a CDS encoding HipA family kinase, translating into MLRVVTATRYLEPLHTGGSVPGVVEADDLGTYVVKFTGSAQGRKALVAEIVVGELARHLGLRFPELVLVHFDPAVASDEPHQEVQDLLRASAGLNLGMDLLPGAEDFTPDAIDVDPLEAGKVVWLDALTANVDRTVHSSNLMIWPTFGIRPPKLWLIDHGAALVFHHRWGASAPDKAYDFRHHALGGYGPDMAAADAELAPLVTESALREITALVPDAWLADEPGFTSPDEVREAYVGHLLARARSSAAWLPTGFPTRGELAAADARRAAATEAGRPAWLKRVPDLHGKPAAERDWTRHVG; encoded by the coding sequence ATGTTGAGAGTGGTCACCGCGACCCGCTACCTCGAGCCCCTGCACACCGGCGGCTCCGTCCCCGGCGTCGTGGAGGCCGACGATCTCGGTACGTACGTCGTGAAGTTCACCGGGTCCGCCCAGGGCCGCAAGGCGCTGGTCGCCGAGATCGTCGTCGGTGAGCTCGCGCGCCACCTCGGCCTGCGCTTCCCCGAGCTGGTCCTCGTCCACTTCGACCCGGCGGTCGCGTCCGACGAGCCGCACCAGGAGGTTCAGGACCTGCTGCGCGCCAGCGCCGGCCTCAACCTCGGCATGGACCTGCTGCCGGGCGCGGAGGACTTCACGCCGGACGCCATCGACGTGGACCCGCTGGAGGCCGGCAAGGTCGTCTGGCTCGACGCCCTCACGGCCAACGTCGACCGCACGGTGCACAGTTCGAACCTCATGATCTGGCCCACCTTCGGCATCCGCCCCCCGAAGCTGTGGCTCATCGACCACGGCGCCGCCCTCGTCTTCCACCACCGCTGGGGCGCGTCGGCGCCCGACAAGGCGTACGACTTCCGCCACCACGCCCTCGGCGGCTACGGCCCCGACATGGCCGCCGCCGACGCCGAACTGGCCCCGCTCGTCACGGAGTCCGCGCTGCGCGAGATCACCGCGCTCGTCCCCGACGCGTGGCTGGCCGACGAGCCCGGCTTCACCTCGCCCGACGAGGTGCGCGAGGCCTACGTCGGTCACCTCCTGGCCCGCGCCCGCTCCTCCGCGGCCTGGCTGCCCACCGGCTTCCCCACCCGCGGCGAACTGGCCGCGGCCGATGCCCGCCGCGCCGCCGCCACCGAGGCGGGCCGTCCGGCCTGGCTGAAGCGGGTCCCGGACCTGCACGGCAAGCCCGCGGCGGAGCGGGACTGGACGCGTCACGTGGGCTGA
- a CDS encoding pyridoxal phosphate-dependent aminotransferase: MEFRQSSKLSEVCYEIRGPVIEHANALEEAGHSVLRLNTGNPALFGFEAPEEIVQDMIRMLPRAHGYTDSRGVLSARRAVAQRYQALGLDEVSVDDVFLGNGVSELVTMAVQALLEDGDEVLIPAPDFPLWTAVTTLSGGKAVHYVCDETADWYPDLDDMAAKITDRTKAVVIINPNNPTGAVYPKEILEGILDLARRHGLMVFADEIYDQILYDDAVHHSVAALAPDLVVLTFCGLSKTYRVAGFRSGWLVVTGPQQHAKNYLEGLTMLASMRLCPNAPAQYAIQAALGGRQSIRELTAPGGRLHEQRDRAWEKLNEIPGVSCVKPKGALYAFPRLDPKVHPIHDDEKFVLDLLLQEKIQVVQGTGFNWPRPDHFRILTLPHADDLDAAISRIGRFLSGYRQ; this comes from the coding sequence ATGGAGTTCCGGCAGTCGAGCAAGCTCAGCGAGGTCTGTTACGAGATCCGGGGCCCCGTCATCGAGCACGCCAACGCCCTGGAGGAGGCGGGCCACAGCGTCCTGCGCCTCAACACCGGCAACCCCGCGCTCTTCGGCTTCGAGGCGCCCGAGGAGATCGTCCAGGACATGATCCGGATGCTCCCGCGCGCGCACGGCTACACGGACTCGCGCGGCGTCCTGTCCGCCCGCCGCGCGGTCGCGCAGCGCTACCAGGCGCTCGGCCTCGACGAGGTCTCCGTGGACGACGTCTTCCTCGGCAACGGCGTGTCCGAGCTGGTCACCATGGCCGTGCAGGCGCTCCTCGAAGACGGCGACGAAGTCCTCATCCCGGCGCCCGACTTCCCCTTGTGGACGGCCGTGACGACCCTCTCCGGGGGCAAGGCCGTGCACTACGTGTGCGACGAGACCGCGGACTGGTATCCCGACCTCGACGACATGGCCGCGAAGATCACCGACCGGACGAAGGCCGTCGTGATCATCAACCCCAACAACCCGACGGGCGCGGTCTATCCGAAGGAGATCCTGGAGGGCATCCTCGATCTCGCCCGGCGGCACGGCCTGATGGTCTTCGCCGACGAGATCTACGACCAGATCCTCTACGACGACGCCGTCCACCACAGCGTCGCCGCCCTCGCCCCGGACCTCGTCGTCCTCACCTTCTGCGGCCTGTCGAAGACGTACCGGGTGGCGGGTTTCCGCTCGGGCTGGCTGGTCGTCACCGGACCGCAGCAGCACGCGAAGAATTACCTGGAGGGCCTGACGATGCTGGCCTCCATGCGGCTGTGCCCCAACGCGCCCGCGCAGTACGCCATCCAGGCCGCGCTCGGCGGCCGCCAGTCCATCCGCGAGCTCACGGCCCCCGGCGGACGGTTGCACGAGCAGCGGGACCGGGCCTGGGAGAAGCTGAACGAGATCCCCGGCGTCTCCTGCGTCAAGCCGAAGGGTGCTCTGTACGCCTTCCCGCGCCTGGACCCGAAGGTCCATCCGATCCACGACGACGAGAAGTTCGTCCTGGACCTCCTCCTCCAGGAGAAGATCCAGGTGGTCCAGGGCACCGGCTTCAACTGGCCGCGTCCCGACCACTTCCGTATCCTCACCCTCCCCCACGCCGATGACCTCGACGCGGCGATCAGCCGGATCGGCCGCTTCCTGAGCGGCTACCGCCAGTGA
- a CDS encoding ABC transporter permease: MFVAWRDLRFAKGRFALMGAVVVLITLLVGLLSGLTEGLARENTSAITGLPADHLAFAAPPEGRSVSFTNSLVPRRAWEEWAGRSGVTSAQPIGISTLNATAGERAGAVSAFGVEPDSGIAPDGVAPGRAVLSEKAADELGAGVGDRVRLGGGGGGEAGGGSGGGGVQVRVVRVASDASFSHTPVVWISLDDWQRLGHRGTSGDEQATVIALRTGGGADLAAGDEAAGTETKSLDGALTAIGSYQAENGSLQLMRGFLFVISALVIGAFFTVWTIQRGADIAVLKALGASTAYLLRDALGQAVAMLVAGTAVGTGIAVVVGGAVSGGDVPFVLEPSTVLWPAVVMIALGAVGAGLSVRRITAVDPLVALGSAR, encoded by the coding sequence ATGTTCGTCGCATGGAGAGACCTGCGGTTCGCCAAGGGGCGGTTCGCCCTGATGGGGGCCGTCGTCGTGCTCATCACCCTGCTCGTCGGTCTGCTCTCCGGGCTGACCGAGGGGCTGGCAAGGGAGAACACCTCGGCCATCACCGGGCTGCCCGCCGACCACCTGGCGTTCGCCGCGCCGCCCGAGGGCCGGTCCGTCTCCTTCACCAACTCACTGGTGCCCCGGCGCGCCTGGGAGGAGTGGGCGGGGCGGTCCGGCGTGACCTCCGCGCAGCCCATCGGTATCAGCACCCTCAACGCCACCGCGGGTGAGCGGGCGGGCGCGGTCTCCGCCTTCGGCGTCGAGCCGGACTCCGGGATCGCGCCGGACGGTGTCGCTCCGGGGCGGGCGGTGCTCTCCGAGAAGGCCGCCGATGAGCTGGGAGCCGGTGTCGGTGACCGTGTCCGGCTCGGGGGTGGGGGCGGGGGCGAGGCCGGCGGTGGGAGTGGGGGTGGGGGTGTGCAGGTGCGGGTCGTGCGGGTCGCTTCCGACGCCTCGTTCAGCCATACGCCCGTCGTGTGGATCTCCCTCGACGACTGGCAGCGGCTCGGGCACCGCGGGACCTCCGGGGACGAGCAGGCGACGGTGATCGCGCTGCGGACCGGGGGCGGAGCCGATCTGGCCGCCGGGGACGAGGCCGCCGGGACCGAAACGAAGTCGCTCGACGGCGCGCTCACCGCCATCGGCTCCTACCAGGCCGAGAACGGCTCCCTTCAGTTGATGCGGGGCTTCTTGTTCGTGATCTCCGCGCTGGTCATAGGGGCGTTCTTCACCGTGTGGACGATCCAGCGGGGCGCCGACATCGCCGTCCTGAAGGCGCTCGGCGCCTCCACGGCCTATCTGCTGCGGGACGCGCTCGGGCAGGCCGTCGCGATGCTCGTCGCCGGTACGGCGGTGGGGACCGGGATCGCGGTGGTGGTGGGCGGGGCCGTCAGCGGTGGTGACGTCCCGTTCGTCCTGGAGCCGTCGACCGTGCTGTGGCCCGCCGTGGTGATGATCGCGCTGGGTGCGGTCGGGGCCGGTCTGTCCGTGCGGCGGATCACCGCCGTCGATCCGTTGGTCGCGCTGGGGAGTGCTCGATGA
- a CDS encoding sensor histidine kinase produces MPRTRTNVLPTATAPVPVARTLRLCLHALLAGLLALPAVKALTGAATAHATHAPHTTHPAGVVAAALLMAAVYTAGTLSPAVAASRRVAAWWLAALAAAWLVLLALSPDGLWAAFPLYFLQLHLLPVRWALPAVLSTAAAAIGSFLVHSSRVTPGSFIGPLLGAAVAVVTVLGYEALYRESERRRELIDELMATRAELAAAERTAGTLAERERLAREIHDTLAQGLSSIQLLLRAAQRALPDGSAAAPHIERARAAAQDNLAEARRFVRALSPPGLERGSLAGALERLSASSTGPRVRFSLSGTPTELPTPYEVALLRVAQSALANTVRHAEAARAEITLTFMDASVTLDVVDDGRGFDPAAGGTAGRTGSPGFGLPAMRARAESLGGTFTVESTPGQGTAVAISLPLPLPARSEEAAA; encoded by the coding sequence ATGCCCCGAACACGCACGAACGTGCTCCCCACCGCCACCGCCCCCGTCCCCGTCGCCCGCACCCTCCGCCTCTGCCTGCACGCCCTCCTCGCGGGCCTGCTGGCGCTGCCCGCGGTCAAGGCGCTGACGGGCGCCGCCACGGCACACGCGACGCACGCGCCGCACACGACGCACCCCGCGGGAGTCGTCGCCGCGGCGCTGCTCATGGCGGCCGTGTACACGGCGGGCACGCTCAGCCCGGCCGTGGCCGCATCGCGCCGCGTGGCGGCCTGGTGGCTGGCGGCGCTTGCCGCGGCCTGGCTGGTGCTGCTGGCGCTCTCCCCGGACGGGCTGTGGGCCGCGTTCCCGCTCTACTTCCTGCAACTGCACCTGCTGCCGGTCCGCTGGGCGCTGCCCGCGGTGCTCAGCACGGCGGCGGCCGCCATCGGCAGCTTCCTGGTGCACAGCTCCCGGGTGACACCGGGCAGCTTCATCGGGCCGCTGCTCGGCGCGGCGGTGGCCGTCGTCACGGTCCTCGGGTACGAGGCGCTGTACCGGGAGAGCGAACGCCGCCGCGAGCTGATCGACGAGTTGATGGCCACCCGCGCCGAACTGGCCGCCGCCGAGCGGACGGCGGGCACGCTGGCGGAGCGCGAACGGCTCGCCCGGGAGATCCACGACACGCTCGCGCAGGGCCTGTCGTCGATCCAGTTGCTGCTGCGGGCCGCGCAGCGCGCGCTGCCGGACGGCTCCGCCGCGGCCCCGCACATCGAGCGTGCGCGGGCCGCCGCGCAGGACAACCTGGCCGAGGCACGCCGGTTCGTGCGCGCGCTCTCGCCGCCCGGCCTGGAGCGCGGATCGCTCGCCGGAGCCCTGGAGCGGCTGAGCGCGTCGAGCACGGGCCCGCGCGTCCGGTTCTCCCTCAGTGGTACGCCGACGGAGCTGCCCACGCCGTACGAGGTGGCGCTGCTCCGCGTCGCGCAGTCAGCCCTGGCGAACACGGTGCGGCACGCGGAGGCCGCCCGCGCCGAGATCACGCTGACGTTCATGGACGCCTCGGTCACGCTGGACGTGGTGGACGACGGCCGCGGCTTCGACCCGGCGGCCGGCGGCACGGCCGGGCGCACCGGCAGCCCCGGCTTCGGGCTCCCCGCGATGCGGGCGCGCGCCGAGTCGCTGGGCGGCACGTTCACGGTCGAGTCCACCCCTGGCCAGGGCACGGCGGTGGCGATCTCGCTGCCTCTGCCGCTGCCCGCGCGGTCCGAGGAGGCCGCCGCGTGA
- a CDS encoding DUF5955 family protein: protein MTGSDEDPRVARLRTAVARLRRELAAHPAEFTDRGIAEDELAALAAMAEGGTPEIPRLRRSLLLVAGAIGSVSALTSGLAGVRSAVEMFGEGGGR, encoded by the coding sequence GTGACGGGCAGCGACGAGGACCCACGGGTGGCGCGACTGCGCACCGCCGTGGCCCGACTGCGCCGTGAACTCGCCGCGCACCCGGCCGAATTCACGGACCGGGGCATCGCCGAGGACGAACTGGCGGCACTCGCCGCGATGGCCGAAGGCGGCACCCCGGAGATCCCCCGCCTACGACGTTCCCTGCTGCTGGTCGCGGGCGCGATCGGCTCGGTCAGCGCCCTGACCTCCGGCCTGGCGGGTGTGCGCAGTGCGGTGGAGATGTTCGGGGAGGGAGGCGGGCGCTGA